A window from Dermacentor albipictus isolate Rhodes 1998 colony chromosome 10, USDA_Dalb.pri_finalv2, whole genome shotgun sequence encodes these proteins:
- the LOC135920308 gene encoding probable methyltransferase-like protein 25 has translation MSSSRLDELRRALSRVADFTEAHNSFINAHMVDFYTKTHWERLVDADVGRDLLSLTEQELLCLGTEQFMNLECVRAGRVPALHSLALELERHTLSALGALSSGDRLTHPAAYGESSSSSFAARGMSPKKEHEVEAMAELVASLAQRLGVLHLLDLGSGKGYLAARLCGPPHALQVLAVDSSEARNHSARERAAKMLCAERLQTLTASVDDQFDMDAVLHGSDGRLLVCGLHTCGELGPSALRLAVRGAPRVRGLCLVGCCYHLLERGFPMSKELGARGCRDPGRNARMLAAQCADRRQETSDTLFWRALLQLMLTDEERESGKRVGRLTVAGSFADYAQQALRRLGRDVVDESAFRAQAECLECEYAGEQRRRLSAFHRLRIAWAGCIEALLLLDRLVFLLEQWPTVEEAHIVRLFDPTLSPRCHALVALMHQVGQD, from the exons ATGTCGAGCTCGCGACTGGATGAATTACGGCGTGCACTAAGCAGAGTGGCCGATTTCACAGAGGCGCACAACTCATTCATCAATGCCCACATGGTGGACTTCTACACAAAAACACACTGGGAGCGCCTTGTGGACGCCGATGTCGGCAGGGACCTGCTCAGCTTGACTGAGCAAGAACTTTTGTGTTTGGGAACTGAGCAGTTCATGAATCTTGAATGCGTGAG GGCCGGCCGCGTGCCAGCACTGCATTCCTTGGCACTCGAACTGGAGCGACACACATTGTCTGCACTTGGGGCTCTCAGCAGCGGCGACCGGCTCACACACCCGGCGGCCTATGgtgagagcagcagcagcagcttcgcGGCACGCGGCATGAGCCCCAAGAAGGAGCACGAGGTGGAGGCCATGGCCGAGCTGGTGGCCTCACTCGCGCAGCGCTTAGGTGTCCTGCACCTGCTGGACCTAGGCAGCGGCAAGGGTTATCTGGCCGCGCGACTCTGCGGACCACCGCACGCACTTCAGGTTCTCGCTGTCGACAGCTCGGAAGCGCGAAACCACAGTGCCCGCGAGCGCGCCGCCAAGATGCTCTGTGCTGAGCGCCTGCAGACGCTCACAGCCAGCGTGGATGATCAGTTCGACATGGACGCCGTGCTGCATGGCAGCGATGGGCGCCTACTCGTGTGCGGCCTGCACACATGTGGCGAGCTGGGACCCAGTGCCCTGAGGCTGGCCGTGCGCGGGGCGCCGAGGGTGCGAGGGCTGTGCCTGGTTGGCTGCTGCTACCACCTGCTGGAGCGCGGCTTTCCCATGTCCAAAGAGCTCGGGGCTCGCGGGTGTCGGGACCCGGGCCGCAATGCGCGTATGCTCGCAGCCCAGTGCGCCGACCGGCGCCAGGAGACTAGCGACACACTCTTCTGGAGAGCGCTGCTCCAGCTGATGCTAACGGACGAGGAACGAGAGTCTGGAAAGCGCGTGGGTCGTCTGACCGTGGCAGGATCGTTCGCAGATTATGCACAGCAGGCACTGCGGAGGCTCGGCCGCGATGTCGTTGACGAGTCTGCATTTCGGGCACAAGCCGAGTGCCTGGAATGTGAATACGCAGGTGAACAGCGACGCCGGCTTTCGGCTTTTCACCGGCTGCGTATCGCCTGGGCTGGCTGCATCGAGGCCCTGTTGCTTCTGGACAGACTCGTGTTTCTGCTTGAACAGTGGCCGACGGTGGAGGAGGCGCACATAGTGAGACTGTTTGACCCAACGCTGTCACCCCGTTGCCACGCTCTAGTGGCACTCATGCACCAGGTTGGACAGGATTGA